From the genome of Verrucomicrobiia bacterium, one region includes:
- a CDS encoding LutB/LldF family L-lactate oxidation iron-sulfur protein, with amino-acid sequence MSAPATQFKADAQRMAADLRHRATIQTAMGKYEVVRDQRKRWFQDWEGARTLAARTKYEAVNGLDKHLTRFTQQLEARGTKVHWASTGAQACEIILDILKAKNAKVVVKSKSMTSEEIHLNGALERAGVEVVESDLGEFIVQLRGEPPYHLVFPAMHLTRDEIKDVFEKKLHDAPSNDPEELTMVARRQLRKKYIQADVGITGANYAIAETGMISITENEGNARLTAALPQTMITLMGIEKVLPRYEDLALFLPMLAVMGTGQALTCYNTMYGGPRQTDEADGPEEFHVVLLDNRRTLVLADVEQRDALGCIRCGACLNVCPVYRNVGGHTYGTVYGGPIGSVITPHLRDLQDWKHLSYASSLCGACTETCPVGIDIHHHLLRNRRNASAPKTGKPSWTQRQLFKIYGAIAARPRLWKLTTKLGRFAQVFHGPVKGGVLDPMRAWTKTRDLPPIARQSFREWWKERGGHE; translated from the coding sequence ATGAGCGCGCCCGCCACCCAATTCAAAGCGGACGCGCAACGCATGGCTGCGGATTTGCGCCATCGCGCCACCATCCAGACCGCGATGGGCAAATACGAGGTGGTGCGCGACCAGCGGAAGCGCTGGTTTCAAGACTGGGAAGGCGCGCGCACCCTCGCGGCGCGCACCAAATACGAGGCGGTCAACGGACTGGACAAACATCTCACCCGCTTCACCCAGCAGCTTGAAGCGCGCGGCACGAAAGTGCATTGGGCCAGCACCGGCGCACAGGCGTGCGAAATCATCCTTGATATTCTGAAGGCAAAGAACGCCAAGGTCGTCGTGAAGTCGAAGTCCATGACCTCCGAGGAAATCCACTTGAACGGCGCGCTGGAACGGGCGGGGGTCGAGGTGGTGGAATCGGACCTGGGCGAGTTCATTGTGCAATTGCGTGGTGAACCGCCGTATCATCTGGTTTTCCCCGCGATGCACCTGACGCGCGACGAGATCAAAGACGTCTTCGAGAAGAAATTGCACGACGCGCCTTCAAACGATCCGGAGGAGTTGACGATGGTGGCGCGCCGACAACTGCGGAAGAAATATATTCAAGCCGACGTCGGCATCACTGGAGCCAATTACGCCATCGCTGAGACGGGAATGATTTCCATCACCGAGAACGAAGGCAACGCGCGGCTCACGGCGGCGTTACCCCAAACGATGATCACGTTGATGGGCATTGAGAAGGTTCTGCCGCGTTACGAGGATCTGGCGTTGTTTCTCCCGATGCTGGCGGTCATGGGCACCGGACAGGCGTTGACCTGTTACAACACGATGTATGGCGGACCGCGCCAGACTGATGAAGCGGACGGACCGGAAGAATTCCATGTGGTGCTGCTGGACAACCGCCGGACGTTGGTGTTGGCGGACGTCGAGCAGCGCGATGCGCTGGGCTGTATTCGCTGTGGCGCGTGTTTGAACGTTTGCCCGGTTTACCGCAACGTCGGCGGCCACACTTACGGCACGGTCTATGGCGGGCCGATTGGTTCGGTGATCACCCCGCACTTGCGCGACTTGCAGGATTGGAAACATCTCAGCTACGCCTCCTCGCTGTGCGGCGCCTGCACCGAGACCTGTCCGGTGGGCATTGACATTCATCATCATTTGCTGCGCAACCGGCGCAACGCGTCCGCGCCCAAGACCGGCAAACCGAGCTGGACGCAGCGACAGCTTTTCAAAATTTACGGCGCCATCGCCGCGCGTCCCAGGCTCTGGAAACTGACCACCAAACTCGGACGTTTTGCGCAGGTCTTTCATGGTCCGGTGAAAGGCGGGGTGCTGGACCCGATGCGCGCCTGGACCAAGACCCGTGATTTGCCGCCGATCGCCCGGCAGAGCTTTCGCGAGTGGTGGAAAGAACGAGGTGGGCATGAGTGA
- a CDS encoding LUD domain-containing protein: MSERDNIFARIKEALKLQAPARHGRGLPTIEEQRHVMPPVGKSESELFELFAKNATDLRATFKRVKDLGEVTAELRALRDSEKWQRVATHRGSLAEPQARSLGLPLMITEENSEKHELEQCDVGITECDALVAQTGTVLVTSRTAGGRALTCLPPHHVVLARREQMMSDLPAAMQLVQQRFGDQYPSMISFITGASRTGDIERILVLGAHGPKKLTILCC; the protein is encoded by the coding sequence ATGAGTGAACGGGACAACATTTTCGCCCGCATCAAAGAGGCATTGAAGTTGCAAGCGCCCGCGCGGCACGGTCGTGGGTTACCTACCATCGAAGAACAACGGCACGTCATGCCGCCGGTTGGAAAATCCGAATCGGAGTTATTCGAGTTGTTCGCGAAGAACGCGACCGACCTGCGCGCCACCTTCAAACGCGTCAAGGATTTGGGCGAAGTGACGGCGGAACTGCGCGCGTTGCGAGACTCAGAAAAGTGGCAGCGCGTGGCGACGCACCGCGGCTCATTGGCCGAGCCGCAGGCGCGGAGTCTGGGATTGCCCTTGATGATTACCGAAGAAAACAGCGAAAAACATGAGCTGGAGCAATGCGACGTCGGGATTACGGAATGTGATGCCTTGGTGGCGCAGACCGGCACGGTGCTGGTGACCAGTCGCACCGCCGGCGGCCGGGCTTTGACTTGTCTGCCGCCGCATCATGTGGTGCTCGCGCGCCGCGAGCAAATGATGTCAGATTTACCAGCGGCCATGCAGTTGGTACAGCAAAGATTCGGGGATCAATATCCCAGCATGATTTCCTTCATCACCGGCGCGAGCCGGACGGGCGACATTGAACGCATCCTGGTGCTCGGCGCGCACGGTCCGAAGAAATTAACGATCCTGTGTTGCTGA
- a CDS encoding FGGY family carbohydrate kinase, producing MEKLYIACELGARTSRVMLGSLEHNTLKLGELARFDSPILEDKKALQWNIPEFFNYILRSLLEVGAQDTDIHSISCHSWGADYLLFDRRETLLSPVYHHLDSRTEKNRAAALRQITPETIYTETNSPLDPRATLFQLQTEPPKRLKQSEVLLLVADAFNHLLGGIACAEMSLASTTQLYTPVSKTWSRRLINDLHLPAQLFPAIVPAGTRLGELKPEIARQTRLEGTQIVATNSHELAASLSSLPLNHGNDWAYVKIGSETLIGTQINDPITTPGDQARLYSHATCLGGTTNLYRQLIGLSIFDACRKFWLERDRELCDDVLMHLATTSPAFEVLIDPADPRFATPEDMPLKIQAYCRETGQEIPRKPGQIIRCVLESLALAYRKAFHELEVLTGRKFARIYLFGAGENTLLNHFIVNAFQVPAIIASPDAAAIGNVIVQALTLRHIPSLEAAHEILRSSYKIQAIIPHEVDWDTPALRQSELAAATVLANA from the coding sequence ATGGAGAAGTTGTACATTGCTTGCGAGCTGGGGGCGCGGACGAGTCGGGTCATGTTGGGGTCCTTGGAACATAATACTCTCAAGCTCGGCGAGCTGGCGCGTTTCGACAGTCCGATTTTGGAAGACAAAAAGGCGTTGCAGTGGAATATCCCGGAGTTTTTTAACTACATTCTGCGCAGTCTGCTCGAAGTGGGCGCGCAAGACACCGATATCCACAGCATCAGTTGCCATTCGTGGGGCGCGGATTATCTCCTCTTTGACCGGCGCGAGACACTCCTATCGCCCGTATATCATCATTTGGATTCGCGCACGGAGAAGAACCGGGCGGCGGCCTTGCGGCAAATTACTCCGGAAACCATTTACACCGAAACCAACTCGCCGCTTGACCCGCGCGCCACGCTGTTTCAACTGCAAACCGAGCCGCCCAAACGCCTGAAACAAAGCGAGGTCCTGTTACTGGTGGCCGATGCGTTCAATCACTTACTTGGCGGGATTGCCTGCGCGGAAATGTCGCTGGCCAGCACGACACAATTATACACGCCGGTCAGTAAAACGTGGTCGCGCCGCTTGATCAACGACTTGCATTTACCCGCCCAGTTGTTTCCCGCGATCGTTCCGGCGGGCACCCGCCTGGGTGAGTTGAAACCGGAAATCGCGCGCCAAACCCGCCTGGAAGGCACGCAAATTGTCGCCACCAATTCGCATGAACTGGCGGCGTCATTATCGAGTCTGCCGCTGAATCACGGCAATGATTGGGCCTACGTGAAGATTGGTTCGGAAACTTTGATCGGTACCCAAATCAACGATCCCATCACCACACCCGGCGATCAGGCCCGACTCTACTCACATGCGACCTGCCTCGGTGGCACGACGAATCTTTACCGGCAACTCATCGGCCTTTCCATCTTCGACGCCTGCCGCAAATTCTGGCTCGAACGCGACCGTGAACTGTGCGACGACGTGTTGATGCACCTGGCCACGACCTCGCCCGCTTTCGAGGTGTTGATTGATCCAGCGGACCCGCGTTTCGCCACGCCGGAAGACATGCCGCTGAAGATTCAGGCGTATTGTCGGGAAACGGGTCAGGAAATTCCCCGCAAACCCGGACAAATCATCCGCTGCGTGCTGGAAAGTCTCGCGCTGGCTTATCGCAAGGCTTTTCACGAACTCGAGGTGCTGACCGGGCGGAAGTTCGCCCGCATTTATCTTTTCGGCGCGGGTGAAAACACCTTGTTAAATCATTTCATCGTCAATGCGTTTCAAGTTCCGGCGATCATCGCTTCGCCCGATGCGGCGGCGATCGGCAACGTCATCGTGCAGGCGTTGACGCTGCGGCACATTCCCTCCCTGGAAGCCGCGCATGAAATTCTCCGCAGCTCCTATAAAATTCAGGCGATTATTCCGCACGAAGTGGACTGGGATACTCCGGCACTCCGTCAATCCGAGCTGGCGGCCGCAACGGTGCTGGCGAACGCCTGA
- a CDS encoding YifB family Mg chelatase-like AAA ATPase produces MLARVWSAAVNGIEAFPVEVEVSAGFGDTRIVIVGLPDAAVRESQDRVTTALTSSGFKVSYGRTTINLAPASVRKEGPSFDLPIALGMLAASEQIETDQLDNFMCVGELALTGAVRPCKGVLPIAIRAQQEGKAGVLVPVENAAEAAVVTGLQVIPIQNLREATDFLEGLITLKPVRVNLRDVFDQPRDDDVDFAEVKGQESVKRALEIAAAGGHNVLLIGPPGTGKSMLAKRLATILPPLTLAEALEATKIHSIVGLLPTGQGLLTRRPFRAPHHTASDAGLLGGNINPTPGEISLAHHGVLFLDELPEFKRSVLETLRQPLEEGRVTISRAAGVMTFPSQFMLVAAMNPTPDGKMPHESRSSPREIQNYLGRISGPLLDRIDIHIEVPPVKFREMTGERSGETSAQIRTRVVAAREIQQQRFIRKNGITCNARMATRELKEFCQLDETTKELLQMAMAEYNLSARAYDRILKVARTIADLAGAAQISTDHVSEAIQLRSLDRQLWG; encoded by the coding sequence ATGTTAGCCCGGGTCTGGTCCGCCGCCGTCAACGGTATTGAAGCCTTCCCCGTCGAAGTGGAAGTCAGTGCCGGATTTGGCGATACGCGCATCGTGATTGTGGGCTTGCCGGATGCGGCCGTGCGGGAATCGCAGGACCGCGTCACCACGGCGCTGACCAGTTCCGGCTTCAAAGTTTCCTACGGGCGAACCACGATCAATCTGGCGCCCGCCAGCGTGCGCAAGGAAGGCCCGAGTTTTGATCTGCCCATTGCGCTCGGAATGTTGGCCGCCAGCGAGCAGATCGAGACGGATCAGTTGGATAATTTCATGTGCGTGGGCGAACTGGCGTTGACCGGCGCGGTGCGGCCCTGCAAGGGAGTTTTACCGATCGCCATTCGCGCGCAACAGGAAGGCAAGGCGGGGGTGTTGGTGCCGGTGGAGAACGCCGCGGAAGCCGCCGTGGTGACCGGGTTGCAGGTCATCCCGATTCAAAATTTGCGCGAAGCCACCGATTTTCTCGAAGGCTTGATTACGCTCAAACCGGTACGGGTGAATCTACGGGATGTTTTTGATCAACCTCGCGATGACGACGTGGACTTTGCCGAGGTGAAAGGACAGGAATCGGTCAAGCGCGCGTTGGAAATTGCGGCAGCGGGCGGTCATAACGTGCTGTTGATCGGTCCGCCGGGCACGGGCAAATCCATGCTGGCCAAACGACTGGCGACCATTTTACCGCCGTTGACGCTGGCGGAGGCGCTGGAAGCGACCAAGATTCACAGCATCGTGGGTTTGTTGCCGACCGGACAAGGATTGCTGACGCGCCGACCGTTCCGCGCGCCGCATCACACCGCGAGTGACGCGGGTCTGCTGGGAGGTAACATCAATCCGACGCCCGGTGAAATTTCCCTGGCGCATCACGGCGTATTGTTTTTGGATGAATTGCCCGAATTCAAACGGAGCGTGTTGGAGACGTTGCGGCAACCATTGGAAGAAGGGCGCGTGACGATTTCCCGGGCGGCGGGCGTGATGACTTTTCCCAGCCAATTCATGCTGGTGGCGGCAATGAATCCCACGCCGGATGGCAAGATGCCGCACGAGAGCCGAAGCTCGCCGCGCGAGATTCAAAATTATCTGGGTCGCATTTCCGGCCCGTTGTTGGATCGGATTGATATCCACATCGAGGTGCCGCCGGTTAAATTTCGCGAAATGACCGGCGAGCGCAGCGGTGAAACCTCGGCGCAGATTCGGACCCGGGTGGTGGCCGCCCGCGAAATCCAACAGCAACGCTTCATCCGCAAAAACGGAATCACCTGCAACGCGCGCATGGCGACGCGTGAGCTCAAGGAGTTTTGCCAGTTGGACGAAACAACGAAGGAACTGCTGCAAATGGCCATGGCGGAATACAATCTCAGCGCGCGGGCGTACGATCGGATTTTGAAGGTGGCGCGCACCATTGCCGATTTGGCGGGGGCGGCTCAAATCTCCACCGATCACGTCAGCGAAGCCATTCAACTGCGTTCGTTGGACCGGCAGTTGTGGGGGTGA
- a CDS encoding MoxR family ATPase: MNSSLHEPAQAVATWVKQLRTEIAGVIVGQEQLVDRLLVGLLANGHVLLEGVPGLAKTLSVRTLAAAVQASFRRIQFTPDLLPADIVGTLIYSPQDGKYHATRGPVFANFLLADEINRAPAKVQSALLEAMQERQVTLGGETMPLPAPFLVLATENPIDQEGTYPLPEAQVDRFMFKVILDYPSEAEERKILDRMAFTSPETPVKSVVGLDEILKARKLVDQIHVDDKVRDYIVQVVFATRQPEKYKLDMKHYIQFGASPRATIFLTLAAKAWALLQGRTYVTPEDVKSIGPDVLRHRIILTYEAEAQAVTTDAIIKKVFNAVPVP, encoded by the coding sequence ATGAATTCTTCATTGCACGAACCGGCGCAGGCGGTCGCCACATGGGTGAAACAACTCCGAACGGAAATCGCCGGGGTGATCGTCGGCCAGGAACAACTGGTGGATCGTCTCCTCGTCGGCTTGCTGGCGAATGGGCACGTCTTGCTCGAAGGCGTCCCCGGACTGGCGAAAACCCTTTCCGTCCGCACGCTCGCGGCGGCGGTGCAGGCCAGTTTCCGCCGCATCCAATTCACGCCCGACCTCCTGCCCGCCGACATCGTGGGCACGCTGATTTACAGTCCGCAGGATGGGAAATACCACGCCACGCGCGGCCCGGTGTTCGCCAACTTTTTGCTTGCCGACGAAATCAATCGCGCTCCCGCTAAAGTCCAATCCGCCCTGCTCGAAGCCATGCAAGAACGCCAGGTGACGCTCGGCGGCGAAACCATGCCGTTGCCCGCGCCATTCCTCGTGCTCGCGACGGAAAATCCGATTGATCAGGAAGGCACGTATCCGTTGCCCGAAGCGCAGGTGGATCGCTTCATGTTCAAGGTGATTCTCGATTATCCTTCGGAAGCTGAAGAGCGAAAAATTCTGGACCGCATGGCCTTCACTTCGCCCGAGACGCCGGTCAAATCCGTGGTCGGTCTCGACGAAATCCTCAAGGCGCGCAAGCTCGTGGATCAGATTCACGTGGACGACAAGGTGCGCGATTACATCGTGCAAGTCGTGTTCGCCACGCGCCAGCCGGAGAAATACAAACTGGACATGAAGCATTACATCCAGTTCGGCGCGTCGCCGCGCGCGACGATCTTCCTGACGCTCGCCGCCAAAGCGTGGGCGCTGTTGCAAGGCCGCACTTACGTCACGCCCGAGGACGTGAAGAGCATCGGCCCGGACGTGTTGCGCCATCGCATCATCCTGACCTACGAAGCCGAAGCGCAAGCCGTGACCACGGATGCGATCATCAAGAAAGTGTTTAACGCCGTGCCGGTGCCGTGA
- a CDS encoding competence/damage-inducible protein A, whose protein sequence is MKVELINTGSELLLGQVLNTHQQWLGRRLADLGYIISHQVAVPDTAAEIELAVKAALTRADLIITTGGLGPTSDDLTRELIARLLGRKLYEDVAILQHLQSFFAQRQRPLPASTRVQALVPEGATVLPNPHGTAPGLALKLAPLPQHPARWLIMLPGPPRELHPMFDLSVVPLLQRELPSAAGFICHTLRTVGLGESQVAERIDARLQTAIAQGLELGYCAHIGAVDVRFIARGATANELVRAAEAIVHEELRGHIFTEADESLEAVIVRLLTERRQTLALAESCTGGGLANRITNVPGASAVLLASLVTYANIAKQKFLGVRDASLQTYGAVSEVVAREMAEGARRETGADYALSVTGIAGPGGGSTAKPVGTVFIGFASASENFARPQSNPFDRETFKQVTGTQALEILRRKLLALE, encoded by the coding sequence GTGAAGGTCGAATTGATCAATACCGGCAGCGAATTACTGCTGGGGCAGGTACTCAACACGCACCAACAATGGTTGGGGCGACGATTGGCCGATCTCGGTTATATCATCTCGCATCAAGTCGCCGTGCCGGATACTGCCGCGGAAATTGAACTGGCCGTGAAAGCAGCTTTGACCCGCGCCGATCTGATCATCACCACCGGTGGATTGGGCCCCACCTCGGATGATCTCACGCGGGAATTGATCGCGCGGCTGCTGGGCCGGAAACTTTACGAAGACGTTGCCATCCTCCAACACCTTCAGAGCTTCTTTGCGCAGCGCCAGCGTCCCCTGCCCGCCAGCACGCGCGTGCAAGCGCTGGTTCCGGAAGGCGCCACGGTCCTGCCCAATCCTCATGGCACGGCCCCTGGTCTGGCGCTCAAACTCGCGCCGCTGCCGCAACATCCCGCGCGCTGGCTCATCATGCTGCCGGGGCCGCCCCGCGAGTTGCATCCCATGTTTGATCTTTCCGTGGTGCCGCTGTTGCAACGGGAGTTGCCCTCGGCAGCCGGTTTTATTTGCCACACGTTGCGCACGGTGGGGCTGGGTGAGTCGCAGGTTGCCGAACGCATTGATGCGCGATTGCAAACGGCCATCGCTCAAGGTTTGGAACTGGGTTACTGCGCGCACATCGGCGCCGTGGATGTGCGGTTTATCGCCAGAGGCGCAACCGCGAATGAGCTGGTTCGCGCCGCCGAGGCCATTGTTCACGAGGAATTGCGCGGTCACATTTTCACCGAGGCGGACGAAAGCCTGGAAGCGGTCATTGTGCGTTTGTTGACCGAGCGCCGCCAAACCCTGGCGCTCGCCGAATCCTGTACCGGCGGCGGTTTGGCAAACCGCATCACCAACGTACCCGGGGCTTCGGCGGTATTGCTCGCCAGCCTCGTCACCTATGCCAACATTGCGAAGCAGAAATTCCTCGGCGTGCGCGACGCGTCGCTGCAGACTTACGGCGCGGTTAGTGAAGTCGTGGCGCGGGAGATGGCCGAAGGCGCGCGCCGCGAGACGGGCGCGGATTATGCCCTGTCGGTTACCGGGATTGCGGGACCGGGCGGCGGCAGTACGGCCAAACCAGTCGGGACGGTGTTTATCGGCTTTGCTTCCGCATCGGAAAATTTCGCCCGGCCGCAATCCAATCCGTTCGACCGTGAAACCTTCAAACAAGTGACCGGCACGCAAGCTCTGGAAATTTTGCGCCGGAAGCTTCTGGCGTTGGAGTAA
- a CDS encoding DEAD/DEAH box helicase family protein: MPIQLHQWQTAALTKWHSARRQGIIEAVTGSGKTYVAFGALEQLQAENKSLNTLIVVPSVPLMNQWLNKLSQLFPDRRVGRIGDGHSDDFSRFPFACVAIINSAVRHVDKLLGHTRHGTVKSFLIADECHHYIDAPVFRRIRDFPFHYTLGLSATIEPYDVPGLGKVIYEYRFKDANRDDLVPSFDLVNTTVSLTPGEQADYESLTEKIRDQILLIREAFHFELLNVPEREFFTRLKQLMSRDDGSEDPVIKRLFGLIFRRTKIYYMSERKMALATDLIRLLVQDGSKKVIVFFERIDSAEDVQEDVALEAASKLRAQIQEVMQIWCKVFHSGLQRAEREEVLREFRANKQSALLACRCLDEGIDIPEVDAAILVASTQSRRQRIQRIGRTLRRGDGEKRPLIITLYCQETRDENVIQNDAEIFAGVATFHETSERGCVNQVKTLLARKERNG, from the coding sequence ATGCCAATCCAATTACACCAATGGCAAACCGCTGCGCTTACAAAGTGGCACTCTGCTAGACGGCAAGGAATCATCGAAGCTGTAACTGGCTCAGGGAAAACCTACGTTGCATTTGGCGCGTTGGAACAACTGCAAGCCGAGAACAAGAGCCTGAACACCTTGATTGTTGTCCCATCCGTTCCTTTAATGAATCAATGGCTAAACAAGTTGTCGCAGTTGTTTCCAGATCGTAGAGTCGGTCGTATTGGAGACGGGCATTCGGATGATTTTTCCAGATTTCCTTTTGCGTGTGTCGCCATCATTAACTCTGCGGTTCGACACGTTGACAAGCTGCTTGGTCACACGCGGCATGGGACTGTAAAAAGTTTTCTCATTGCTGACGAGTGCCACCATTACATTGACGCGCCTGTGTTTCGACGCATCCGAGATTTCCCATTCCATTACACGCTCGGTTTATCGGCCACGATTGAACCATACGACGTTCCCGGTCTAGGCAAAGTCATCTACGAATACCGTTTCAAAGATGCAAACCGTGACGACCTTGTTCCGAGTTTTGACTTGGTCAACACGACAGTTTCATTAACGCCGGGCGAGCAAGCAGATTACGAAAGTCTGACGGAGAAAATCAGAGACCAGATTCTGCTTATTCGAGAAGCGTTTCACTTCGAATTGCTGAACGTCCCGGAACGTGAGTTTTTCACGCGGCTCAAGCAACTCATGTCAAGAGACGATGGAAGTGAAGACCCGGTGATTAAACGGTTGTTCGGACTGATTTTCAGGCGCACAAAGATTTACTACATGTCGGAGCGCAAGATGGCTCTTGCAACCGATTTGATTCGGCTCTTGGTGCAAGACGGCAGCAAGAAGGTAATTGTGTTCTTTGAGCGGATTGATTCGGCGGAAGATGTCCAAGAGGATGTTGCGCTCGAAGCCGCCTCAAAACTTCGCGCTCAGATTCAGGAGGTCATGCAAATCTGGTGCAAGGTGTTTCACAGCGGATTGCAGCGGGCAGAGAGAGAGGAAGTCCTCCGTGAGTTCCGCGCAAACAAGCAATCAGCGTTATTGGCGTGTCGTTGTCTCGACGAAGGGATAGATATTCCTGAAGTTGATGCGGCAATTCTCGTCGCGTCCACTCAATCGCGCCGTCAGCGTATTCAGCGAATCGGCAGAACACTTCGCCGTGGCGATGGCGAGAAGCGTCCGCTCATTATCACGCTCTATTGCCAAGAGACTCGCGATGAGAACGTCATTCAAAATGATGCCGAAATTTTTGCAGGCGTCGCAACATTCCACGAAACCAGTGAGCGCGGTTGTGTAAATCAGGTGAAAACTTTGCTGGCGAGAAAGGAGCGAAACGGATGA
- a CDS encoding Smr/MutS family protein: MDDEPLQLPIDGVLDLHTFQPREVKSLVSDYLAECLGRGISRVRIIHGKGTGQLRQTVHHLLRRHPHVAEFHLANESFGGWGATIVHLKRGATM; this comes from the coding sequence GTGGACGACGAACCGCTGCAACTGCCGATTGACGGGGTGTTGGACCTGCACACGTTTCAACCTCGCGAAGTGAAATCCCTGGTGTCGGATTATCTGGCGGAATGTTTGGGGCGCGGCATTTCTCGCGTGCGCATCATCCACGGCAAGGGCACGGGGCAACTGCGCCAGACGGTCCACCATCTGTTGCGGCGCCATCCACACGTCGCGGAATTTCATCTGGCAAATGAATCCTTCGGCGGCTGGGGCGCGACCATTGTGCATTTGAAACGCGGCGCCACAATGTGA